The DNA window TCAAATTTGAATCGATTCTGTTGTAGATCTTGAGTTTTTTTCTTACAGTATTGTTTTTACCTGTAGCATTTGGAATGTAATACAAAAGGACCCTGTAGATTATGATGAGGGCATGCAAGCAATACAAAACGTAACCTTTCCATCACGCATGCGTGATCTGCCCTGTTGCACCTATTGCCCGAGAGCCATGTAAAGAGTGCTCAGCTGTGCCCATAAAGCCTGGATTTCACCAACCACAATAAACTAACCTTGATAAAGGCTTTGCTACAAATTATAAACATACTTAACTAATGGCTCTTTCACAAAAACTTAATAcactttgaaaatgtcaaataAAAATACTGTTTTGAGATCATTCAACATTTTTCAAAAAAAGTTCACTTTTTAGTGGCATAAGTGGATTATATCACCGTAAAATCGTTGGAACTtaattgtgtaaatgtgttgATGAATAAATTAAATCAACAAGCTGTGAATGAAATAATCAGCACTATTTTTTCTTACCATGTGTCATAAGGTTACCCATTTGGAAACACACAGCTAAATCAACAGAACCAAATAATTTATTACAAAAGGTATTTGCAGACAGCAGtggttacattttttacattacattttcaaCCACATCTCACAATCTGTCAAGCGAGTATgtctaatttattttcattaattTGGTTAATTTCAACCAACCATtgacctcttcctccctctcaaccTAACTTCGTCAAGCTTTTTAATGACTGCTGAGGATTTCTTGGATGAGGCTGCATAGCTCTTCAGCAGCTTCTCAAACATGGCTTCTGTGTTGGGGTGGGTGCTCAGAAAGGCTTTCTCCAGCACATACATGTCTACTCCTTTATCCTCAGGTAAGGCAGAGATGTAGCTCAAACCAAAGTCAATGAGAACCAGGTCAATTTCCCCACTCTCTGCACTGGACTTCAGAAGCATATTGGATGTAGTAAGATCTCCGTGGACTACGTCCTCGTCATGCATCCTTGCCAGGATCTGACCCATCTTCTGGGCAAGTTGGTCCAGATGTGCTTCCCGGTTTTCCCGGGCAAGGTGGATAGCAGCAATGTGGTCTCTGACGGTGATGGAGCTCACTATGTCCTCAAGGAAGATGCAGTGGGAGGCATAGTCCACGAAGTAAACCACTGGTGCCAATATGCCTGAAGTGAGACAAAATCGGCTAGTTTAGTCTTTGAGCGCACGCCTAACACATTTTAAGGCTGATTCACTTCTGATATGAAAAGAAAATATTAGTTTCTGGCGAAGTCAACGTCAGAATATACAGTAGTGCTTCATTATAAGGACGTTTTGTTAGCTACATACCTGCTTTTCTGCAACGTAGTATTGAGCGTACCTCTTGAACAGTTCTGCGGTGTGTGAGCTTTTCGTCTAAAATAGGATGCCTGTACAATTTCGGAAACCTTTCTTTCACAATAGTCGGTTTGCCCAAAAATGTTCTCCGGTATATACGAGCTTCGGCTCCTTGCTTCACCAATTCTGTTTTCTGAGGCAATTCCATGCTCATTTGAAGTGCCATGCTTCTGTTTTTAATTTGTTCTACTTTCTGGGATTCTTGTTCTCTCATCTTATAATGGTAGACATCGAGGTGCATTACCCCCACCTACTGTTTGGGAGTGTACGCCTGGAAATCTACGTTCAGCATCAAAATGAACTCCAAAACTCTAAACATTAAATACATAATAAAATATACACATATCTTTACACCAATCCCAGTTTCCCAAAAGAATGAGAAAAGAGCTCTACATAGGTTAACTCCCCCAATAAACAACCCTACCCCAAAAAATACATGCATGGCTGACAGTTTTAACTGTCCACCATATCATACAAACCATCACTATACCGCACTATCACCACCAAAGATTAATTCAATCCAGTGTTCACAAATCTTATACGCCACACcaactctttccctctcctgtctAGTCCAGTCATTTTAggaaaaatcaaatcaaatcaaatttatttgtatagccctttttacacgcaagcatgtcacagagggcttcacatgcgcccatagaactgcccctcaaccaacctaaaccctcaaggaagacaaggaaaaactcccagaaaaactcccaccgggagaaaaaatggaagaaaccttgggaggagcaattcagagagggatcccctcctccagagacggttggtaagagagaggagcagaacacaagctaaacatagtcatacaaaAAGGTAGGACAAATTGCAACAGAAGCAAACTCAACTGATTTTTTATCCTCAATATGTCCAGAGTAAGGAAAAAAAATCCCTGAAGAATCCCATTAGGGGAAAATTGTGAAAAAGACCCAAATATAGCCTTTTaatataggctagctagcctatTCTTTTTCTCACACGAATAGGGTAAAAATATTAACCTTTAGATATCACCATGAACATAACTGAGTGGATTACTTAcgacaaacaaaaaacatatagcaagtttttttaaattgtttgttAACATGGGCAAACGGTGCATAATCTAATTAGGTTTGTGCTAATTTGCATAAATACCACAACAGATCTAAACGTTGGGTATAGCTTGGTGAAAATGTCTTGTTGACATACAACAGTAAAAGACTCAATGTTAAGGTCTGAATGGAACCCATTTAGGCTACCCATAAGCATTAATACATAGTCAGGAAGAAGTACTTTAAACCAGCCTTTATTAATTATTATTGCAGAGATGGGGTTTGGGGCTGGGTCGTTTCACCGTCGTACCACAGCTCAACACACATCCAGATGTTCCCAATAAATTGTAGTTGACCACCAGGTATGTTTTATTAATGTAGGTTGAATAATCCATGTAGGAGAAACAAAAGGAAATCTTTCTTACCTGAGTTACAGCTTAGTGACAGTTGATTGACAGTTGAGTGGACCTTGAATAATTGACTGGATCTCTGCCCCTTATGGTgacatttgtttgcctttatatTCTTTTAAGATGTCAACAAGATTCTGCAAGACATTTTCACCTGGCTATATCCAATGTTTAGATATGTTGTGGTATTTATAGCGCATACATTATTATGCACCGTTTGCCCACAACaaaccattaaaaaaaaaacttccaaTACACTTTTTGTTTGTCTTAATGTAAGTAATCATCATTTTCATGGTGATATTTAAAGGTTAAAATGTTACCCGATTCGCGTGAGAAAAATAATGAATAGGCGTAGGAATAGGCTGTATTTGGATATTTTTCGAAACTTTCCCCTTATGGGATTCTTTGAGTTACAGCTTAGTGACAGTTGATTGACAGTTGAGTGGACCTTGAATAATTGACTGGATCTCTGCCCCTTATGGTgacatttgtttgcctttatatTCTTTTAAGATGTCAACAAGATTCTGCAAGACATTTTCACCTGGCTATATCCAATGTTTAGATGTGTTGTGGTATTTATAGCGCATACATTATTATGCACCGTTTGCCCACAACaaaccattaaaaaaaaaacttccaaTACACTTTTTGTTTGTCTTAATGTAAGTAATCATCATTTTCATGGTGATATTTAAAGGTTAAAATGTTACCCGATTCGCGTGAGAAAAATAATGAATAGGCGTAGGAATAGGCTGTATTTGGATATTTTTTCGAAACTTTCCCCTTATGGGATTCTTTGGGGCCTTTTTTTCCTTACTCAGGACATATTGAAGATACAAAATCAGTTGAGTTTGCTTCTGTTGCAATTTGTCCTAGGTTGACCCCCTTTTTGGCTTAAAATTACTGGACTAATCTGGGCAACACACTCTATCTGGTTGAACAATTGGCTGTACTGAATAAAAGTTTTGACCTTTCACTTCATTGTCCCACTTTCTCTGCCACTCATCCATAACCTTCTCTGTAATGAGAGCCttcacctcacccctcccctgtgGCATTTCTACATCCACAGAACATGACGCTATGCTGCTTTGGCCAACCCATCCGCTACTTTATTTCCAACCACCCCAAAACAACCCAACAGAATCCAACCACAATTCCTAACCCTTGCACCTGGAGCAATAGTGTCATAACCTCAAATATACTACACTACACCGAGCTGAAGCAGCATCCGTCCATAACACCACTCTGAGGGGTCAAGTTTCTTCTATCCACTGTAATTCTGCCAACTGGAAACATATTTCAGTGGAATATACAGACAAATAAGATAAGTCTTATGCAAGTCATATGCGCCCCTCCACAGTTGCAGCTCCACAGTCCAGGATTAGGCACACATTTTCTGTATTCATGGTTACCACCTCACTTTTCGCAATGGACCTGGCCCTTGCAAACTTCTGCACTGTGTCTCAAAAATTGGCATTTTTAACATCTAAGAGGAGGAGGCACTTACTCCCTGGGAGGTTGCAAGCCTTAGAAATCTAACAGCACGGCAGTGGACTCTTGGTGGCTCTTTAAGTGGGTCTTTATACCTGCCCTGGACTTCATCAATCTTTGAACTACAAATCCTCCCAATTGCCACTTCAATGGTCTTTGTAGAAAGAAATTACTATGGTAACAGCAATGTTAAAAAAGGCCATTGTAGGCTGAGACCTTACTCTAGGGGCCTTGGTTTAAATCTATTTTAGACCATTTCCAGCAAgtccttctttttctcttccctACATGTCCAGTCCCTACACATCACTATCAAAATGAAGCagaaatgcccccccccccccccccccccccccaaaaaaaagaaaaaatgccaTTCTTAAAATGTCATCATAACAAATGGTCAGCCATGTTACACAGTTTCAAAGTACAAAGTTGTGATGACATTGATCGGTCCTCAGAGCAATATAAACAATGACATAGCCTGAACTATACAGCAATATATCAAACAGCCATTACAACTGTCACTTAGAAGTACATTTTTGTATCACTGTTACAGTGCAGATATGGCCGGATGAGAAGTACTGACTGACAGCACTAGCACAATAGTTTGAATTAGTTTATTTCAAAGTTTTTTCTTCATGAATGAAATGAAATGCTGGATCCTTGATTTTCACTAGAGATCATTGCATTTTATGTTAATGAATTAACATGTTTACTGATAATCCACATGAATGCACTGTAATATCTCAAATTGAACTGTGAAAAGGTTTTACCATCGTAAAAATTCATTAACACCGAACTTCTACCATTCTCAACCTAACCTCtaacctctctctttttctctagtGTCCATCAGTGACACCAGGATGCTATACAAAGGCAGCACACACTGGAAGAAGCAAATCTTTTGTAAAAGTGGAATTCTACTACCATCATGTTTTGTATCATTCTCATCCATAAAGGGCAGATGGTGAACGAAAAGCCGTTTCGTCAAGAACATGGTGCAACATGGAAAAATGGCAAAACTGATCTGATCTGATTGAAAGCAAAGACAAAAGCAGCAAAGAGGAGTTCCAACAATATAAAGTGACTGATGCAGCTATGTCCAGTGTAGTTTGCAGTACTGGGTTAGTGTATGTGCTGTGGTATGAGTTTTACTGGGTTAGTGCGTGTGCAGTGGTATGAGTGTTACTGGGTTGGGTGTTCAGCGAGTCCAGATGAGCACTGGGAGGCAGCAGGGTCTTGAGTAATTTGACTGattcacctgattcaaatgaatggttgtcaCCGGGCTTCTGCATAGttagataacaacccattcatttgaatcaggtgtgttggagaagggaaacatctcaaacatgcaggacaggggtccctgaggaccagggttgataaCCACTCTATtagagcattggcaatttgtttaaaataatgagaaattgcttcaatgatgtgcataagtgactaGAATAGTTGCGGTTGAACAGatactggagtcagatggctgagcggtgagggagtcgggctagtgtc is part of the Hypomesus transpacificus isolate Combined female chromosome 9, fHypTra1, whole genome shotgun sequence genome and encodes:
- the tp53rk gene encoding EKC/KEOPS complex subunit TP53RK yields the protein MHLDVYHYKMREQESQKVEQIKNRSMALQMSMELPQKTELVKQGAEARIYRRTFLGKPTIVKERFPKLYRHPILDEKLTHRRTVQEVRSILRCRKAGILAPVVYFVDYASHCIFLEDIVSSITVRDHIAAIHLARENREAHLDQLAQKMGQILARMHDEDVVHGDLTTSNMLLKSSAESGEIDLVLIDFGLSYISALPEDKGVDMYVLEKAFLSTHPNTEAMFEKLLKSYAASSKKSSAVIKKLDEVRLRGRKRSMVG